CTTTTACATCGTGAAAATCAAACATCACAAACCCTAATTTCAAGAACAAATCTTACACATAATTCATTAAACCACAAATGAAAAACATCATGAAAAAAGCTATTTTAACATTCGGATTATTCTCTTTAGTTGTATTGACTTCTTTTACTACAACTGAAACTAAGACTCAAAGTATGATTGCTGAAACTGGAGACACTGGAGGGCAAGGACAGATGGGGAATGGTAACACTACTATAGGAAGTGGAAATAAAAGACTTGACTTTGGAGATGTTAAGACAAACAAGACAAAAATTACAGATTCAACATCAGATTATTCAAATAATTTGTCTTTTAATAGCGAAGCTAGAAAGAAATCAGATATCTAATAAATTTAGAAATACAAAACTTAAAAGGCCGACAATTAATTGTCGGCCTTTTTTTATGCCCATAATGGATTGTTTTTTCAATATTATTTTGAAGAAAGCTTATAATTCTTGAATATTCCTAGCTTTGTTAGTCAGTATTAAAAAGCCATTTACTAGAGTTTGAAACTTCATGTATTGCTAATTTATCAAAGGCTTTATTTTTGTGTCAATAGATTTACTATTTTTGGGAACAAACTTTTAGACTATTGAAAAAATACTACCTCCTCTTTTTCGTCATTGGTCTGTTACTTCTTGGGTGCTCAAAGAAAAAAGAAAAATTTTCTGAAAAAAGCATTTCCGACACTCTTGCTACTTATTTAACTCTTGCAAATGAAGACACTATTCCTTATGAAGATAGATTGTCATATAACAAAAAAGCTTTTGCGATTTTAATTAATGGCGAGAATGATTCTTTAAATAGAGTAAATCTTTTTAAGGTTGCAAATAGATATTATAACATGAATAACATGGAAGAATATCGAAAAGTATCGACTATTCTACTGGAAAAATCAAAAAGTCAAAATGATACTTTAAGTATAGGTAAGGCATATTATTATTTAGGAGATTATTATACAAATACAAGTAGAAAAGATAGTGCGTACTCCTATTTAACGAAAGCAGAAAAAATTTATTTAAAGCTAAATGATAAAGATAATCTCGCCACTGTATACATTAATATAGCCACCGTTCAGGGATATGAGAATGATTTTTTAGGAAGCGAGCTGTCAGCTATAAAAGCCTTGAACGTTTTGAGGGATACACAAGATAAAAATAAAACTTATGAGGTGTACAATCTTCTTGGAATAATTTCAAATGAATTAAAAGATTATGAAAAAGCACATGAATATCATACAAAAGCTTTAAATCTGATAGATGAATACAATTTACAAACTCCCTATCAGAGAGCAAGCTCATTAAATAATATAGGGAATGTTTATCAAAGACAAAATAAATATAGTTTAGCAATTGATAAATTCAAAGCTGCGCTAAGAGACAAAAATATGATCAAAGAAAAGCCGAATTTGTATGCCGTTTTACTAGACAATTTAGCTTATTCAAAATTCAAACTTAGCGATTATTCGGAGTTACCAGGCCTTTTTTACAAATCGTTGAAAATTAAAGATAGCTTAAATTCATATATTGGTATAATTTATTCAAAAATTCATTTGTCGGAATTTTATGCAGAGACAAAAGACACTATCCAAGCGCAAAGGTTTGTTAAGGAGGCTCTTTTGCTTTCAAGAAAAAGAAAAGATCAAAGAGCTGTTTTGGCCTCACTAAAAC
This portion of the Flavobacterium lindanitolerans genome encodes:
- a CDS encoding tetratricopeptide repeat-containing sensor histidine kinase, which codes for MKKYYLLFFVIGLLLLGCSKKKEKFSEKSISDTLATYLTLANEDTIPYEDRLSYNKKAFAILINGENDSLNRVNLFKVANRYYNMNNMEEYRKVSTILLEKSKSQNDTLSIGKAYYYLGDYYTNTSRKDSAYSYLTKAEKIYLKLNDKDNLATVYINIATVQGYENDFLGSELSAIKALNVLRDTQDKNKTYEVYNLLGIISNELKDYEKAHEYHTKALNLIDEYNLQTPYQRASSLNNIGNVYQRQNKYSLAIDKFKAALRDKNMIKEKPNLYAVLLDNLAYSKFKLSDYSELPGLFYKSLKIKDSLNSYIGIIYSKIHLSEFYAETKDTIQAQRFVKEALLLSRKRKDQRAVLASLKQLGAVDPKKASVYSEEYIKINDSLQNAERKARDKFARIQFETDEIIQQKDKLAEQNRNILFFFGLVVMIGILLFVIKNQRSKTKELMLKQAQQKANEDIYNLMLYQQNKIEEGRTNEKIRIAQELHDGILGRLFGARLNLDSLNKRQDEEAIVSRNNYLVELKNIEQDIREISHDLNREKHALNNNFIGIVNNLIEQQETVSQAKVSFVVDMEIEWEKIENYIKINLYRILQEALLNINKYAQAENIRIEIIKQEKTLRLTVTDDGVGFSVSKKSKGIGLQNMLSRAKACEATFDIKSKIGKGTTITVAFPLETNQK